Proteins found in one Salmo salar chromosome ssa26, Ssal_v3.1, whole genome shotgun sequence genomic segment:
- the il12b2 gene encoding interleukin-12 subunit beta isoform X1 encodes MTVVPWVIMLLCVILPRVNGLTSFHEFYMVDKGDSLVTLTCPTAFSGAMTWKYEAEDLDKTQVQGHNLILNEVDWYGEYSCWDRDRKLGSIYLLEELKDPEEQDDYLISCRAKSYGCTFNCSWTRSEFTAVRLGLGHDCTDSQESCTWVYPTTSLQDGGLEFELTHSLSPYTEETAPLVVTVEAITRQEYLRKTKRFYLHDIVQPDSPAGMKCQVMDQRLKVKVEPPATWNCPPSYFPLEHQIGYIFKDNGKEEHSMNPLIPRGVSKLRVRSRDPLVPSPWSQWTPWKNVVTGGKKEEKCKEKRKGKDSICCKTGEKKGTKTKSRSAFTANE; translated from the exons acatggTTGATAAGGGGGACAGTTTGGTGACTCTGACATGTCCCACGGCATTCTCTGGCGCTATGACGTGGAAGTACGAGGCTGAGGATTTAGACAAAACTCAGGTCCAAGGCCATAACCTGATACTGAATGAGGTGGACTGGTATGGAGAATACAGCTGCTGGGATCGAGACAGGAAACTAGGATCCATCTATCTACTGGAGGAGCTGAAGGACCCGGAGgaacaggacg aTTATTTAATCAGCTGTCGAGCCAAGTCTTATGGCTGCACCTTTAACTGTAGCTGGACCCGCAGTGAATTCACAGCTGTCCGTCTTGGGTTGGGCCATGACTG TACTGACAGCCAGGAATCTTGCACCTGGGTGTACCCAACGACCAGCCTCCAAGATGGAGGGTTGGAGTTTGAACTGACACATTCACTTTCACCCTACACTGAGGAGACTGCTCCCCTAGTGGTCACTGTTGAGGCCATCACCAGGCAGGAGTACCTCAGGAAGACTAAGAGGTTCTACCTACACGACATTG TCCAGCCAGACAGTCCTGCAGGGATGAAGTGCCAGGTGATGGATCAGAGATTGAAGGTGAAAGTAGAACCACCAGCCACCTGGAACTGTCCGCCCAGCTACTTCCCTCTGGAGCACCAGATAGGATACATTTTTAAAGACAACGGAaag GAGGAGCACTCTATGAATCCTCTCATACCGAGAGGGGTCAGTAAGCTGAGGGTCCGCTCCAGAGACCCCCTGGTCCCTTCCCCCTGGAGCCAGTGGACCCCCTGGAAAAAT GTGGTTACGGGAGGCAAAAAGGAGGAGAAATGCAAAGAGAAACGCAAAGGAAAAGATAGCATCTGCTGCAAGACAGGAGAAAAGAAGGGGACCAAGACTAAGTCGAGATCTGCATTCACTGCTAATGAATAA
- the il12b2 gene encoding interleukin-12 subunit beta isoform X2: MVDKGDSLVTLTCPTAFSGAMTWKYEAEDLDKTQVQGHNLILNEVDWYGEYSCWDRDRKLGSIYLLEELKDPEEQDDYLISCRAKSYGCTFNCSWTRSEFTAVRLGLGHDCTDSQESCTWVYPTTSLQDGGLEFELTHSLSPYTEETAPLVVTVEAITRQEYLRKTKRFYLHDIVQPDSPAGMKCQVMDQRLKVKVEPPATWNCPPSYFPLEHQIGYIFKDNGKEEHSMNPLIPRGVSKLRVRSRDPLVPSPWSQWTPWKNVVTGGKKEEKCKEKRKGKDSICCKTGEKKGTKTKSRSAFTANE, translated from the exons atggTTGATAAGGGGGACAGTTTGGTGACTCTGACATGTCCCACGGCATTCTCTGGCGCTATGACGTGGAAGTACGAGGCTGAGGATTTAGACAAAACTCAGGTCCAAGGCCATAACCTGATACTGAATGAGGTGGACTGGTATGGAGAATACAGCTGCTGGGATCGAGACAGGAAACTAGGATCCATCTATCTACTGGAGGAGCTGAAGGACCCGGAGgaacaggacg aTTATTTAATCAGCTGTCGAGCCAAGTCTTATGGCTGCACCTTTAACTGTAGCTGGACCCGCAGTGAATTCACAGCTGTCCGTCTTGGGTTGGGCCATGACTG TACTGACAGCCAGGAATCTTGCACCTGGGTGTACCCAACGACCAGCCTCCAAGATGGAGGGTTGGAGTTTGAACTGACACATTCACTTTCACCCTACACTGAGGAGACTGCTCCCCTAGTGGTCACTGTTGAGGCCATCACCAGGCAGGAGTACCTCAGGAAGACTAAGAGGTTCTACCTACACGACATTG TCCAGCCAGACAGTCCTGCAGGGATGAAGTGCCAGGTGATGGATCAGAGATTGAAGGTGAAAGTAGAACCACCAGCCACCTGGAACTGTCCGCCCAGCTACTTCCCTCTGGAGCACCAGATAGGATACATTTTTAAAGACAACGGAaag GAGGAGCACTCTATGAATCCTCTCATACCGAGAGGGGTCAGTAAGCTGAGGGTCCGCTCCAGAGACCCCCTGGTCCCTTCCCCCTGGAGCCAGTGGACCCCCTGGAAAAAT GTGGTTACGGGAGGCAAAAAGGAGGAGAAATGCAAAGAGAAACGCAAAGGAAAAGATAGCATCTGCTGCAAGACAGGAGAAAAGAAGGGGACCAAGACTAAGTCGAGATCTGCATTCACTGCTAATGAATAA